The Echinicola jeungdonensis genome segment GGAAAAGATCTATCAGATGAAGAACTAATTAAGGTGATGGTGAAAAATCCCAAATTAATAGAAAGACCAATAGTTATCGCCCATGGGAAGGCTGTTTTGGGACGGCCCCCGGAAAATGTTTTGGTTTTGCTATAAATAAAGTACCATTAAAAAAATACCCTCAATACAGTGAACAAAGCCAAAAGGCATTGGATAATCGTTTCTTTTGTGGTCAGTATCATATTGCTGATTATTAAGTTTTATTCTTTTCATATTACCGGATCAAAGGCCATTTTAACCGATGCCTTGGAAAGCATTGTTAATGTGGTGGCATCGGGTTTTGCCTTTTATAGTATATACCTGAGTGCTCAGCCAAGGGACCAGAACCATCCATATGGCCATGGGAAAATAGAGTTTTTCAGTGCCGGCATCGAAGGTGTTTTGATAATTTTGGCTGGTATTTTTATTATTTACCAGTCTATTATAGCCTTGGTTTATCCAGTTGAATTGCAGATGCTTCCATTTGGGATGGTATTAGTTGGAGCATCGGGTTTGGCCAATGGAGTGCTGGGGAAATTACTTGCCCAAAAGGGGAAAGAATACCACAGCCTTACCCTGGAAGCTGATGGTAAGCACCTGATGACTGATGCAATCAGCAGTTTTGTATTGATATTAGGGGTCGGGGTAATTTACCTTACAGGATATTATATATTAGACAGTGTTTTTTCCATGATTTTTTCCATGTATATCATTTATAATGGGTATATATTGGTAAGGAGATCGGTTGCTGGACTAATGGATGAACGCAACCCAGCATCCATGGAATGGGCTGTAAAAGTATTAAACCAGAATAGAAAGAATAACTGGATAGATATCCATAATATGAGGGTGCAACAATATGGAGGAGATAAGCATGTAGATCTCCACCTAACCCTTCCGTATTATTTCGAATTGAACCAAGTCCATGATGAAGTTGAAAATGTGGAAGATGTCCTTGAAGAAAACATGCCGGGCAATGTGGAAGTTTTTGTCCATGCAGATCCTTGTTTACCCGAAAAGTGCTGTCATTATTGCCAAGTCAAAAACTGCGCAGTGAGGAAGTATCCGAAAAGCAAAAAGATAATTTGGAATGCCAGCAATATGTCCAAAAATCAAAAGCATTATCATGAACTGAGTGATGCTCTGTAAAAGGGTAATATTTAATTTTTATTATTCTCAGTGGTTGAACCATTATTTTAATATTGAAAGTAGTTTATTTTTTTTCTGGTCAAGGACTTACTGAATCTACGCCAACATTTAGTTAAATATTCAATATTTAAAATAATCTTGATTCGAACATTTTGCTATTGAACTTTCAGAAAATCTGATAGGCTTAAAATATTATCGGATTACCCGCAATCTGGTAATTTCAATTTATTTCAACTCCTGGCAAGTTTGGCAAGACATCACAATTCAAAGTTCCCAGGGATTCCACCTCGGACCATTTTAGTTGAAACCTTAACAGGCTTCCAACTGTAAATCTTTGAAACACATTAGAATAGGAGATTTAAATCAAATGCTTACTCATTAGTCTTCCGAATGTAGGTACGAGTTACCCCCGGCCTATTATTGAATTTTTGGTTCCTGGCAAAATTGGGTATACACTTTAAATATTAAATTTTATTTTTTTAAGATTTTTTTTAAACTAAATAACTTTATTCCCGCTGTCAAGGTACTGGGTGTTAAAAAATATAGTTTCCAATAATTTGTTTTTTATATACAAAATTATTGGTTTTGATTTATGAAAATGCTTATAATGTGTTGTTTTTCAGTTGTTTGTAGCCTGGGTTGGATTGGTTTTGTCTTAATTAATATGTAAATTAAACCAAAACAACAATATGATGAGCGACGAGAGGAGATTTAAAATGTTCCTGGCTGCGTCAGCCGTTGTTTGGTTAGCGATAATTGTGTTAATTATCGTTTTGTAGTCAGGGTGATTGAAAGTTGTTATTGTTTCTGTTCACCATACAGGGCTTTTTTTTAAATGGGCTTATTTTTTTGGAAAAAAAGGGAAGCGAATTAAATCGCTTCCCTTTTTATTTTTTTGAACATAACCATGAAAAATTGGTTTAAATTTTTCATGGCCTATAGGGCCTTTCCCAAAATTTGTAGTTTTGGTAAACTATTCTGGTAATATGTTAATTATGAAGTTTTGTTT includes the following:
- a CDS encoding cation diffusion facilitator family transporter, encoding MNKAKRHWIIVSFVVSIILLIIKFYSFHITGSKAILTDALESIVNVVASGFAFYSIYLSAQPRDQNHPYGHGKIEFFSAGIEGVLIILAGIFIIYQSIIALVYPVELQMLPFGMVLVGASGLANGVLGKLLAQKGKEYHSLTLEADGKHLMTDAISSFVLILGVGVIYLTGYYILDSVFSMIFSMYIIYNGYILVRRSVAGLMDERNPASMEWAVKVLNQNRKNNWIDIHNMRVQQYGGDKHVDLHLTLPYYFELNQVHDEVENVEDVLEENMPGNVEVFVHADPCLPEKCCHYCQVKNCAVRKYPKSKKIIWNASNMSKNQKHYHELSDAL